In Ovis aries strain OAR_USU_Benz2616 breed Rambouillet chromosome 14, ARS-UI_Ramb_v3.0, whole genome shotgun sequence, a single genomic region encodes these proteins:
- the CD79A gene encoding B-cell antigen receptor complex-associated protein alpha chain isoform X1, whose product MPEGPQALQSSPATIFLLLISAAGLGPGCQALWVEWGPPSVTVSVGEEVRLQCMHNGSNTNVTWWRVPQGNSSWPPVMHRGSLGAGGELIFKQVNKSHRGMYRCEVSDGKKIQRSCGTYLRVREPLPRPFLDMGEGTKNNIITAEGIILLICAVVPGTLLLFRKRWQNMKFGADIQDDYEDENLYEGLNLDDCSMYEDISRGLQGTYQDVGSLHIGDAQLEKP is encoded by the exons ATGCCTGAGGGTCCCCAAGCCCTGCAAAGCTCACCTGCCACCATCTTTCTCCTCCTGATCTCCGCTGCTGGCCTGG GCCCCGGGTGCCAGGCCCTGTGGGTGGAGTGGGGCCCACCCTCGGTGACGGTGAGCGTGGGGGAGGAGGTGCGCCTCCAGTGCATGCACAACGGCAGCAACACCAACGTCACGTGGTGGCGCGTCCCCCAAGGCAACTCCTCATGGCCCCCTGTGATGCATCGCGGGAGCCTGGGTGCCGGGGGCGAGCTGATCTTCAAGCAAGTGAACAAGAGCCACAGGGGCATGTATAGGTGCGAAGTCAGTGACGGCAAGAAGATACAGCGCTCCTGCGGGACGTACCTCCGCGTGCGAG AGCCGCTCCCCAGGCCCTTCCTGGACATGGGGGAGGGCACCAAGAACAACATCATCACCGCTGAGGGCATCATCCTCCTCATCTGCGCCGTGGTGCCTGGAACGCTGCTGCTCTTCCGG AAACGATGGCAGAACATGAAATTCGGGGCTGATATCCAGGATGACTACGAAGACGAAAATCTCTACGAG GGCCTGAACCTAGATGACTGCTCCATGTATGAGGACATCTCCCGGGGCCTCCAGGGCACCTACCAGGACGTGGGCAGCCTCCACATCGGAGATGCTCAGCTGGAGAAGCCGTGA
- the CD79A gene encoding B-cell antigen receptor complex-associated protein alpha chain isoform X2, whose product MPEGPQALQSSPATIFLLLISAAGLGNSSWPPVMHRGSLGAGGELIFKQVNKSHRGMYRCEVSDGKKIQRSCGTYLRVREPLPRPFLDMGEGTKNNIITAEGIILLICAVVPGTLLLFRKRWQNMKFGADIQDDYEDENLYEGLNLDDCSMYEDISRGLQGTYQDVGSLHIGDAQLEKP is encoded by the exons ATGCCTGAGGGTCCCCAAGCCCTGCAAAGCTCACCTGCCACCATCTTTCTCCTCCTGATCTCCGCTGCTGGCCTGG GCAACTCCTCATGGCCCCCTGTGATGCATCGCGGGAGCCTGGGTGCCGGGGGCGAGCTGATCTTCAAGCAAGTGAACAAGAGCCACAGGGGCATGTATAGGTGCGAAGTCAGTGACGGCAAGAAGATACAGCGCTCCTGCGGGACGTACCTCCGCGTGCGAG AGCCGCTCCCCAGGCCCTTCCTGGACATGGGGGAGGGCACCAAGAACAACATCATCACCGCTGAGGGCATCATCCTCCTCATCTGCGCCGTGGTGCCTGGAACGCTGCTGCTCTTCCGG AAACGATGGCAGAACATGAAATTCGGGGCTGATATCCAGGATGACTACGAAGACGAAAATCTCTACGAG GGCCTGAACCTAGATGACTGCTCCATGTATGAGGACATCTCCCGGGGCCTCCAGGGCACCTACCAGGACGTGGGCAGCCTCCACATCGGAGATGCTCAGCTGGAGAAGCCGTGA